The nucleotide sequence TGTCAATACCTAAGGTCATTTTATATGTGTTTAACTTAGGGAAAGTATAATTCATATAAGTTAAAGCATCTTTAGAAGCAACAATTGTTGCTAAAATATTAGGGTTATTATAAGGTGTTTGAGTATATTCTTTTTCAAAAAAATAGTGGTTGAAAGTATAATAGCAGTTTTGATTAAAGATTACTTTCTTAATATTTGGGGCTATCTTATCTATTTTATCACCGTATATTTCAGGAAAAACTAATATAGTATTCTTGTCTATAGGAATACTTCTCTTGTTTAAAAACCATAGTTTTATTTTTTTTATAAAAGTAATTTTTCTATTCCCAAGTATATATTTTAGTAATTTAAATAAGTAAGGACTATGTGATATTTGTGCATCACTATGAAACCACTTTTGCTTACTTTTACCTTGTAGTAGGACAGAGGCATTAAAGCCATTTTTTTTTAATGTTTCTGCTTGGCGGAAAATCTGTTTTACCCCGCCACTCATAAAATTGTTATTAGGGCAAAGAAAGAGTATTTTAGTTTCCATTAATAATATTATGAATCCAATTTTTAATATGGTATTTTTCTCTTAGTTTTATATCTATTTCTTGATAGTCAGTTTTAAAAAATTCCAAAGGGATAGTAATGTTGTCAATATCTTCTATAACAAAGATGTTATTAGGATTGTAAAAATCATAATTTACAATATCTTTATTAGTGGTAATAAGTTTTTTTCTTAGTCCTATAGCCTCATAT is from Capnocytophaga ochracea DSM 7271 and encodes:
- a CDS encoding glycosyltransferase, producing the protein METKILFLCPNNNFMSGGVKQIFRQAETLKKNGFNASVLLQGKSKQKWFHSDAQISHSPYLFKLLKYILGNRKITFIKKIKLWFLNKRSIPIDKNTILVFPEIYGDKIDKIAPNIKKVIFNQNCYYTFNHYFFEKEYTQTPYNNPNILATIVASKDALTYMNYTFPKLNTYKMTLGIDTSIFSYSSKKQKQICFMPRKLTDDVRQVILILKLRGVLRNWNLVSIDNKNELEVANIMKQSVFFLSFNHREGFGLPPIEAMACGCYVIGYHGEGGREYFNPKFSSPIEGGNIIEYVKKVEELLLIYEKSPEIIIGKGKKASDFVLSNYSMEREEKDTISIWNKILHLFQPLL